TGCTACAGAGAAGCATACGCCAACAAGAGCCATGGTCTTTCCGCGATCGGCATCCGAGGAGATGTCGGTCGCGATGGCCATGGCGAGTTGCACGTTGCCTTCAGAGAGGCCTCCTACAACACGGCTAGCGAGGAAAGTTCGGAAGTCGGTGGCAGCGCACCACAATGCCACCGAGGCGATGTTTCCGCACATGGACCACATGAGAGCGGTGCGGCGGCCATAGCGATCGGAAAGAGTGCCGATGATGGGAGACGCAATGGCCTggcagaaggagaagagggagcCCAGAGCGCCGCCCAGCAGGACAATGTCGTAGCGGTCGTTGATGGGCTTGGCAAATGAGTTTTTGTACGTGTTGAGGCCGTAGAGGACGTTGGAAAGGACCGTATGGCCGGATTCCGCTTCGGTGTTGCGGTAAAACTCGAGGAGTTTGGGGAAGAGCGGGAGGATGAAGGTGAAGGAGATCTATTGTCTTGTGTTAGCAGGTGTTGTTGTCATGCATGGATGGGATTGTGTGACCTACCAGATCGAGAATTAATGATATGACCAGGACCTTGAGCACTTTCTTGCGCATGGCAGGAGGATATGCGGGTGCTTCTGCCATGTTGAGTGTTGTGTGTCGCTGGATGGTATGGATTCTTTGCAGTAGGGACTGTATGTGTTCGTCaagtcggagaagaagaagaagatcagGATGATCGCGTGGGCATGTCGTTGTGCACCCGAAATATGGCAAATGTAATAGCGTGAAGGATGTCCCTCGGTAAGATGCAACTCCGGACTGGTGACTGGTCAGATGGATGGAGATCCGGGTCCGGGACTTTCTTAAAGCAACAGGTGTCACCAATTTGACGGGATTTGTTTAGTGAATGATGGAATGGCGCCGGTGGCGTCGTGCTTGGATCTCCCCCGCAGTGAGAAATACGTGAGATCGGATGTGCACGGCCACTCCCGGACTGTCGTCGATCCGACGAGAGATTCCATGAAATGTTGCTGAGTCAGATAGCACCCCGCCATCCATGTCCAATGACGCTCGACTGGAGATGGATTTTTTGGGCTTGGTGGGGGATCAAAGATTGGGAAAGACTCATCCAAACAACATTGACGACGACCTCacttcatcaacaacgacaaACCTCAGCGAATCTACACGACTACGTTGAACAGCAAGATACTCCTCAACACACCACACGCAATCATGGCTCAGTAAGTGCCCTCGATCCAACGCCTAGCTGCCATTCACTCCAACGTGTGCCCAATGGCAGCAAGATCACATACTAACTCCCAACCAGcaaagtcctcctcctcggagCTGGTTTCGTCACTCGCCCGACCGCCGTCGAGCTGGACAAGGCCGGCGTGCAGGTCACAGTTGGTGAGTACCTCCATCTCATGAAACACACTCCCTCGTCTAACACTTCCCAGCCTGCCGCACTCTCGAATCCGCCAAGAAGCTCGCCGAAGGCCTCAAGCACGCCACCGCCATCTCTGTCGACGTCAACAACAGCGAGGCtctcgagaaggagatcagCAAGAACGATCTGGTCATCTCTCTCATCCCCTACACCTTCCACGCCCAGGTCATCAAGGCTGCCATCAACCAGAAGAAGAATGTCGTGACTACCTCTTACGTCTCCGAGGCCATGATGGCTCTCGATAAGGAGGCCAAGGACGCTGGCATCACAGTCTTCAACGAGATCGGTCTCGATCCCGGTCTCGATCACCTGTACGCCGTCAAGACCATCTCAGAAGTCCACAAGGCTGGAGGCAAAATCACTGGTTTCCTCTCCTACTGTGGTGGTCTGCCCGCGCCTGAGTCCTCCGACAACCCTCTCGGCTACAAATTCTCTTGGTCGCCTCGTGgtgtcctcctcgccgcccgCAACACCGCCACGTTCTACAAGGACGGCAAAGTCGACACCGTCTCCGGCACAGATCTCATGTCTACTGCCAAGCCTTACTTCATCTACCCTGGCTACGCTTTCGAGGCATACCCCAATCGCGACTCTACACCCTTCCGCGAGCGCTACAACATCCCAGAGGCTCAAACCCTCATCCGAGGAACTCTCCGCTACCAAGGCAACCCAGCCTTCGTCCAGACCTTCCAAGATCTCGGCATGCTCTCCGACAAGGAACACGACTTCCTCAAGTCTCCCATCTCCTGGAAAGAGGCATTCGGCAAGATCGTCGGCGCTTCCTCTCATGGCGAAGAGGACCTCGCCTGGGCCGTCAGCTCCAAGACCAAGTTCCGCAGCAACGAAGACAAGGAGCGCATCCTCGCCGGTCTGCGCTGGTTCGGCCTCTTTTCGGATGACAAGATTGAGCCGAGAGGTACTCCCCTCGACTGCCTGTGTGCTACtctcgagaagaagatgcagtACACGGAGGGTGAGCGCGACTTTGTCATGCTGCAGCACAAGTTCGAGATTGAATGGGCGGACGGcaagaaggagacgaggacgagcACTCTCTGCGATTACGGCGAGAAGGAGGGCAGTGGCGGGTACAGCGCCATGGCGAGATTGGTCGGTGTGCCGTGTGCGGTCGCTGTGTTGTTGATCTTGAAGGGTGAGATCAAGGACAAGGGTATCCTCGCGCCGGTCACGCCTGAGTTGGCCGAGCCGATTCGGTTGGAGTTGTTGAAGTATGGGATTGAGTTGACGGAGAAGACTTTGGCTTAGATTATGGGAAGTCTTGGCGAAGTGGATGGATTGAGCGAAAGAGGCTCACAGTGCTGTAGCACGCAAAAGCTGTTCTCCTGAACGATACGAATAGACTGATATAGACGAAACAAAACTCGGAACAAATTGTCGATAGCGCGATTGTTGTGTCCTTTCATTCCAGCAGAATCGAGCCCAGCATAGCCTCAACATTACCTTCCTCTGCCTCACCACTGCTGCCTCGCTCCATCAGAAGAACACCGCCGGCCGCAATGCAGAAAGCCGAACCTCTCCTCAAATTCAACCACCTCACGACTTCCATCTCCAACAAATCATACACCACTCCCTCAATCCTTCCCCCTCCCCCCACCCGGCCAATACCACCAAGCCAAGTACCCCAACGCCGCCAGCAACCACGCAAACCCCGTCCAACACCAGATCCAACAACAAAaacacctccgactctgcCTCTGCGCGGGCGTCAACTGCACTGGAGGCCTCaatgcggcggcggcagtcGTCGGAACCGGTGGCGCTGCTCCAGCATTCGGATCTGCTGTCCCATTCGCAGCTTGGGATGTACGGGAGGTAGAAGATTGAGGATTGTAGTGCGCGTTCAGCGTGGCGGGGATGGAGAGGGGAGTGAAACTGTTGACGATCGCATTGGGGTGGGCGGTGCGGATGTAGGGGTGTGGGTGCTGGGTCCAGGCGTGAGGGATGGGTTGGGATGAAGGGATgggttggggaggaggagaggtgcGCGGAGGGGGATGGGAGATGGGATCGAGGCGGTGGCTGGACGTCATGTTGTGTGGTATTTAATCGAGGTGGTGGGTGGAGTCCAGCGGGCAATGTCGAGATTTTGTCCGACTCGAGTGGGCGCTGGCGGAGTGAGGTGAGGAACGGGCGAGCGTGGTGGCGATGAGCGGCTCTAGCGGCGAGACGATTTTAAACTGTGATTCTTTCAATTTGTGAGATCGACACTATGGAGAGTGCGGTGATGGAGTTGAGCGAGGTGTATGCCTGGCGGTTTGAACTGCAAGTGCTGGTGAATCGCTCGCTCGCTCTTAGTCGGTTCGAAGCCAGTTTCGTGTCCTGCTTCATTCGAAGGTCGTCTGGCCCCGAACGTGACTCGCTCAGTGATGCTGCTGAGCGACGCTGAGTTGAGTGAATGGTCGCTGCGCTAAGTGCGAGGCGGGAACCAGAACTGAGCATTTACAGTTCTGGAGATTTCTCCAGTAGGCTCATTGCGCGCGCGGAAAGAAAATGTATTTTTGGCAAATCGTTGAATTCCGTTGAAACTTGGAAAGCTAGTACCGCGGGTCTATACCACAAGAACCGTGTTTTGAGAATGGGTAGCTTCTCGCAGAAATTTGGAACTGCCTCCCAACAACCATCAGTGCTGAGAATTAGTACCTCTGGCGCGGCACATTCGGACAGAGACAGTCTCCCAAGCGCTGAATGGCGGACAAGAGCATTTCTCGCGACACCTCGTGCTCCATGCGAGGGTGCAGCGTGCTCGACTCGTCTGCAATATTGCTGAAAACAATCGCCGTAATTCTTTATCACCTCCAGATTTACGTGGAAAGCATTCTCATCGGCGTCGAGAGTCGTTCACAGAATTCCTGTCCAGACGCGCACATTGCCATCGTCCTTCTCCGATGGCAGTCGTGAGAACATGGTAGCCTTTTGGGTTTGACTGTCCTCGAAAAATGGCAGTCCTCGAAAAATGGCATCGTCTTGATGTATGAAGACGCCTGCATCCGTCTCGAGTGTCTTTCTCTCGACGGCTGATACCTGCGACGCCGTCAGCAGTACTCGACCAGGTCACCAGGCATTCCAAAACCACAGCCTGTTCCACCAAACCACCTAGCAGCAACATGGCCTACACCAACCCACCACCGGCCTATCCCGCCAGCGAGCGTactccgctcctcctccgcgtccCAAGCAACCTCTCCGCCACCAGCACCCTCCTGGAGGCCTACGACGCCGACACCGAGGAGCAAGCCATCCCGGACATCCCGGACACACTCCCATCCTACCGCACCCTCAGCCCATCGCCACCAGCTTACTGCAACCTCACCTGCACCCATCCCAGCGGCGCTCCCTACTGGCCTCTCGCAGAGTGCTGCTACAACCGTTACCTAATCGGATATCGTCGTCGGGAGGCTCGGGCTGAAGCACGCagaaggatggagaggagtcAGGCGTGCATGGCTGTGGGATTCGGCTGCATCATGTTCTTGTTGATGATTTTGGTTGGCATGACGGTCGTGACGATTTTTAACTGGGGAGCTTCGGACGCTGTTGGTGAGTCTTTGTTGTCTCCCTAAAGAAAGGATTGAATGCTGATGTGAGCGTAGTTGTTATGACCGCTTGAAGTGATCAGTCTTCCTGGAAAGCCAAGCTGAGGGATGTCGTGTTGACTGATTGAACATGGCGGATGGAGTCGAGCTGGATGTCAATGCATTTGATGGGACAGGACTTGAAGCCCCTTGGAGGTTCTTCCTATGGCCAAGATGGGCTTGCTGCTGCGCGAACATATACCGCCTGCAGATCAGCGGAAGCCTAGCTTCTCAGCTCACATAACATTGGCGTATACACGTATGTCGTTTGGCTCATCGTCGCGCCTCTTGTCGTCTGAAATGGCGTTCTGCTCTTCCCGTCGTCTGTGGTTGACCGACGCATTCACACCGCCTCTTCGCTCGAATCGtgccgacgacgatcgcCCGTACTGGCTGACCCGTCCTTGGGCCGCCCGCGGTACTGGCCCGGTTCAGTGGTCTTCGTTTCATGATTTCAGTCGGGCTGTCTGTGGAGTCAGCGGGTGTGCTTCATGCTGCCACAAGACGGCACAGGCATGTTGACGAATTTGTCTGTCCCGCCGCAATGCAGGAGATGATGTTGTTGCGACAAAGGTCTCATGCAGGGAGGATGAAGCCCAAGTAATCAAACCGGACCTCAGCCCGCTGTCTAAGAATACAACGTCTCTGACCCTGACAACGCTCCCTAGACCGACTGTCGACATACAAGTGCGACAATCGTCCACGAGCACCGCATGCGACATTCTCTgctggaggacgacgagagaCGACCTCACCACATGCCATAACACACCACCCCACGCTCCTTCTACCGACCATGCAAGCCTTTAACAAACTCGCCGGCGTGCAAGAGGCCTCCGACACCACCCAACCCTCCCATCCGACCCTCGCGCCCGAATCCTacccacctctccctccgaTTCCTCAAGACGAAGACCGCTCCTTTGATGCCCGCAGCTCACGGCGCGGCTCTCAACACTCCGTCGGACTTCCTTCTCGAACACACCGCTCCAACCTCTCACTCCACTCGCGCCGCAGCATAGCCCGCAGCCGACCCGGAAGCACAAAAGGCAGTCGAGCGTTGAAAGGCACCCACAGCCGCGACAACAGCGACGACGCAGACACAgcacaacaacagcaacaaccgCGCGCCTCACACGACTCGGAACAGCAACAatacgaagaagacgacgcctacaccgaagacgaagacgacgagttCACATGGGGTCCCTCCCACCCCTGCTTCCCGCATCCCAATCCACACTGCTCGCCCGACAGCCTTGCAGCGCATACCACGCGGGTCATCCGCATTCGCCGCGACTGGCTCGCTTCAGGAGACCTCTATCCGCAATACGCCAACCTGTACCCCGAGAtcctctctcctctaatcTCCGACTACGAATTCCGATTCCTGCTCTCCAACATCAACGCCATTCTTGCGCGGGCATTCACACCGTACTCGACCCGCGCGTGGTTTGACGCGATCGTGGGCGTACTGACGGGATATGCGTGGGAAGATTGTGGGTTTACGGGAGCGAGGATCGGGGAGCATGAGTTGGAGAGATTTATGAGGAAGTGGAATATGGAGAGGGAAGGGCAGGGACGGGAAGGTAGGGTGATCATGTTGAGACGGACGGGATTTTTGACGCTGGATTTTGTGGTTCCAGATCCGGGGATTGATGGGTtgggtgatgaggaggaggtggaagaagaggagtatACTGAGGAGTCATAATTTGGATGCTTGCAGAGGTGGTGCCTCATCTTCACTGGAGCCAGGCTGCGTGGCGTTGGATGTATACCTATCGACATTGTGACCACTTCACTTCGAAGGGAGTGCAGCTTGGGATTGGATCCTCGATTGATGAACTTCAGGCCGAACAGTGGCCCTTGTATGACTAGATTCATGCTCATACTCATGATAATCGTAATTCGCGAGAAGCCATCAGGCCCTCGCATCCACCACCGCAAGCTCCTTCAAAATTCCCTTCTTCCAAACCGCATACTCCGCCCTTCTCTCGTCGCTCAACCAATCCACTGCCGGCTGAAACATCGTGCCTAATCCCGGCAGCAACCCAGCAGGTCCCACATCTTCCTCCCACCCGTCCACCGCCTTCTTCCCGCCGTGCTTCTCCTTTCTCCTCAACGGCGTCTTCGCAGCtggcttcttcctcggcgtcACTGGTCCTgtatcttcctcgtcgtcgctcctTACATCGTCCTGTCCATCCTGATAATCCATCCCGTCCTCTCTGACAGGCACATTCCCAAACCACTCCATCTCCAACCACCCACAATCCTCCGCTTCCAACATGTAGAACGTCACAGCCGACTCCAAGCCTTCCTGTGCTCTCAGATCGTCCGGCAGAACACGTCTCTTGTCCTCGCAAAACGAAGTAACCGCTTGCCCACCCTTCTCCCTCATCACCTTCATTTTGTCAGACTGGACATCCACACCTTCTGATTTCGCGGCCGTGAAGAGGAATAGAGCGAGACATAGGGCGGGCCACTTTCCTGCCGGTACGGCCTCGCTTGCAGGTGCCTCGACTTCAGTGATCTTCTTCCCGGACTGAGGCGTCCGTCTCCGTCTTTTCGCAGACGGCTCATCCGCTACAGCTCGTTTCGCGTGCCGAGATGCTATCTCACGCACGGCATAAGTGGCGCCGACGAAGATGTGAGGTGCGAGAGAGGGAAGAGCGTTGGATTTGCAGATGGCGCGGATCAATGGCATGACGAAGTCGGGCACCTCTTGGTTCGCCGAAGCAGGTGTGCCTGCTGTTGGGAGCGCTGCTGCGGCGGTGGGCGTCGcggcatcttcatcgtcgaccgGCCGTGCTCTTTTCACTCCGCTCGTAGGCGTCGCCCTAGTCTGTCCTGTCCTCGTACTCGCCGCAGTATTTTGTGTCGGTGtcgcagcatctcctcctctcctactCTTCTGCTCCAACACTCCATCCAAATACCCTTTCAACTTCCCATAAACCCTCGGCTTCACTGGCGGCACCGGCTTGCCCACTTCCAAACTCAATTGATTCGCCAGCCGCTCACAGGCGATGTGTGCGCAGGCATAGGTCCGGCCGATTTCCTCTTCGGGTTTGAGCGAGGCGGCTTTGCTTCGAGATTGGGCGACGAAGGAGGTCGCAAGGGTTATGAGTTGAGGCGGCAGGAAGGCGATTGTGGGGAGAAGGGTCGAGAGGGCGAGCTCGATTGGGGTGGGCATTGTCGGTGTTGTTTGGGTGGGGATGGAGGAAGCTCAAATGTGAGATCAGTGGAGATTTGGGGAAGACGCGAGGTTATTCACTTCGCGGGGCACGATTTTAGCGCGGAAACGTCGTGCAGAAAGAGGCTTTGCTTTGTCAATGTGAACATGAGACTCAACATTCCTCCCATCTCCACTGCAACAATGCAAGAACATCCCGCTAGCAGATTCAAGCTTGAGATCATTCTTTTCGTCGCTTCTTATCTCAGACCGCGGCCAAGATGATGGCCTGAAATGCCTCGGAGCCTCCAGTTGACTCCGGATTGGCGCCCTCTCTTTTGATTCCGCTCACCGACACCCTGTCGAAAGGGCGAAGCGGGAAGTCACCGTCTGAACCGCGGGCTTGCGGGCGCGCCAGATCTTACAAAAGCGATCTGTCACTCGGATCTTGGACATTCCTTGCGCGACTCGGCGACATGCCAGGTTTCGACAAGTCACGCCCCTGCACGTTGTCTCTGATCATCATAATCACAGAGTTTCGAGTCTCCCAGCGGACTGTGAGCACAGAACAAGGTCAACCTGTACAGCCGTCAGATCGCCATGTTAGACTACCTGAATTCTTCGACCTTGTGGCAGTCTGATGTGCACCCGCGAGTTACAATGAACAACATTACTGCGGACAACTCGCCCTCTGAGAGTCCAGCGCCATTTCAGCGAACTTCCGAAGACTTCGCTTGGGAGCTGTCGAGCCAGTCCAAGGCTAGCATTGTGGGCCGGCATGCGATTTTGCTCGGACGTCAAGTATCACACCATGCTGTTTTCGTGTCACTCAACGCCATCACACGGTCTGCCTTCAATAATTAGCACCGCTCGCCCGTCGGGCGGTACAGTCACCTCACCAGTGCGATGTTGACCCACTGAAACCATGTCACTTTCAAGGTGCCCATGGTGTACGGCTCTAGAGCATGCCAAAAGGCTTGCAAGTGCTGAAAGGTCGTCCGGACGGCCCTCCGAACCTGGTAACTCCCTTGTTTTCACGACGCACGGGCAAGATCAAACCCATGGCAACACCCTTGCAATAGCGACTGAGAGCGGTTGATCAGCACCGGCGCTGCTACTTGACTGTACCCAGCGGACCCTGGGTAAAGATTGATAACGAGCCTCGGAGGTGACATCCGAACAACAGATACATGGGTTTTCACGGCTTTCCGCCAGGGAACAGACAGCGATTTGGTATCTGGCGGTGCGAGATGTTCGTGTTCGCTCCTTGTCAAGCCCACAACTCCCTTTTCATCCCCGCCCATTCCTAGCTCATGCTGCGTTTCAGACTTCCCACGTGCACCCATGCGCTCGTATTGCTTTCCAGGACTCCTGGTACAGCAACAAAGGTAGTCACTGGATGGTCGAGATTGCAACCTCCTGATACCCAAGGAGGTTAAGTCCCGTGGAGGATGAATTGAAAAGGTGAGCAGTCTGGCTTCTTGCGGTTCcttccctctccctcctcaactCCTCGACTGCTCGCCAAACACACGAGACTATCAAAACCTTTCAGTGAATCGACTTCATCAAATCCACTCCAACATCTCCCACTCTCAACAATGAGTGAAGGTCTCTAACCTCGCTTTCGGTCTCTTCATGGCCACAGCGATCGCCACACCCGTTGCGGACCAAGACGCCGCTCTCGAAAAACGCTCCGGCCACGTCGTTCCACCATGCCATTGCGACGACGGATACAGCGAGCACTGCGACGGCGCTCTGAATTCCGCTTGCAAGGTGGAATGCAAGTCTGGTGGCACCAACCGGAACTTTTGGTATGGTCGCTGCGACGAGAAGTAAGTTCAACAAAGTGTGCTTGTTGGTCCTCACAGATCAGCTGACGAGCTTTGTC
This genomic interval from Zymoseptoria tritici IPO323 chromosome 8, whole genome shotgun sequence contains the following:
- the LYS9 gene encoding LYS9, Saccharopine dehydrogenase, lysine biosynthesis pathway (Saccharopine dehydrogenase (NADP+, L-glutamate-forming); catalyzes the formation of saccharopine from alpha-aminoadipate 6-semialdehyde, which is the seventh step in lysine biosynthesis pathway), encoding MAHKVLLLGAGFVTRPTAVELDKAGVQVTVACRTLESAKKLAEGLKHATAISVDVNNSEALEKEISKNDLVISLIPYTFHAQVIKAAINQKKNVVTTSYVSEAMMALDKEAKDAGITVFNEIGLDPGLDHLYAVKTISEVHKAGGKITGFLSYCGGLPAPESSDNPLGYKFSWSPRGVLLAARNTATFYKDGKVDTVSGTDLMSTAKPYFIYPGYAFEAYPNRDSTPFRERYNIPEAQTLIRGTLRYQGNPAFVQTFQDLGMLSDKEHDFLKSPISWKEAFGKIVGASSHGEEDLAWAVSSKTKFRSNEDKERILAGLRWFGLFSDDKIEPRGTPLDCLCATLEKKMQYTEGERDFVMLQHKFEIEWADGKKETRTSTLCDYGEKEGSGGYSAMARLVGVPCAVAVLLILKGEIKDKGILAPVTPELAEPIRLELLKYGIELTEKTLA